CCCCTGACTTTCAGGAAATAGCTGTTTTACCCACGCGACTTCATTGACATTCTCTGATAAATGTGTATGCAAATAAACATCTGGAAACTCGGCTAAAAGCTTTCCTGCCAAATTTAATTGTTCAGGAGTTGATGTAATCGCAAATCGAGGCGTGACAGCATACAGCAAACGCTCTTTTTTATGCCACTTTTGAATCAGTCGCTTACTTTCTTGATAGGATGTTTCAGCAGTATCTGAAAGGTTGTTTGGTGCATTACGATCCATCATCACTTTACCAGCAATCATGCGGAGATTACGACGACTCGCTTCTTCAAAAAAAGCATCAACTGATTGCGGATGAACTGTGGCGAAAACAAGTGCTGTTGTTGTACCATTCTTTAGTAATTCATCAAGAAAAAATGCGGCAATCTTTTGCGCGTAAGCTTTATCGTTAAATTTTGCTTCAGTTGGAAATACATACTGATTCAACCATTCTAAAAGCTGCTCGCCATACGCAGCAATCATTTCTGTTTGAGGAAAATGGATATGTGTATCAATAAAACCTGGCATGATTAACATTCCAGGATAAGCAATTATTGGAACTTCTGCGTATTTATCTTGTAAGTTTTGGTATTGTCCTAATTCTTTAATTTTGCCATTTTCGACAACGAGTAAACCATCTGCAATGTAGCGAATACTTTCTGCTTCAGCAACATAAAACGGATCGTCAATAAAGTCGAGAAAAGCACAACGGAAAACTTTGAGCGATGTAGATAATTGCTTCTGTGCCAACATTCAGCAAAAATATTATGTTTTCATGAATAAACTCATTGTAGGCGATTGACTAATAATAACTTTTATCAAATCGACATTTGAGTTTTATCTAAATTACAAGAAACCACAATTTAATTATGTTGCCTGTAAACATTAAGCAACTTGCACATCTTGTAATCGCGAAGTCATAAATCGATCCATCCAACTTACTAAAAATGCCCGATTCGCTGCTTGCTCTTCAGAGACAGTTGTATCAAGTGGATGCGGCATCAAGCCTATAATGGCTGCGTTGGTAACACAAAACATCGACTTTTGGAAACTAACACAAATCTGTACTCGTAAATCGTCTTCTCCCCGACGACTGCGCTTTTGATAGAGTTCGTGTAAGTAATCTGGAACGAAATGACGCATATCTTGCATTAACAATGTAGGTGGAATCCCCGCACCACCAACAGGTAGAGGATCGGCATAGAGTGCGCCATAAGCAAATCGCGCTTGATCGGGAGGAATTTGATGTGCTTGGGCATTGTAGGAAACTGTGCCTTGAAATGGCGTACCGCGAAAGAATACTGCTTCAACGTAAGGTATTGCTGTATCAGCAAGAAATGTTAAGCCAACAGATTTGGGAACAATATCGTAGACTTTACCGCGAATTTTGACCGCATAAGTAATTGGTATTGCCGCAGCAGCGACTAAGCCTGCTTTAATATGCTCTACAACTTGAGGGATAGTTTTGATTTCTCCTTGATCGTAGAGATCTGACAAAGCAAGGAACATATCGCTCATGACGCGCCAAAATTGACCTAGCGCACTGTAATAAGATAAGACGCGGACTTGTTCGGTCAGAAATTCAGGAAATAGTTGATTCAGTCCCAACATTAATGGGTTATTTTTGAATTTAGCTTGAATTGCTGCTGCTGCTCGCGTTCTAAATTCATCTGAATCTAAATAACTATCTAAGCCACCACCACCATGCCAAAGCATAGCTTTCATGCAGTATTCAGCATATTCAAAGTTGATGCGATCGTGCCACCAGTGTCGTAGGAGTTTTTGTAAGGAAATATCCCCGTTAAAGTATTTGAAGAAGGGAAACAAAACAAGAAATTGATTTTCAGAAATGTAGATTAGATTTTTAGAGTAAGCGTCCAGGACAATGCCATAGCTTTTGAGGATACCGACAACATCAAGAACATTCTCTGAAGAATCAGGAAGCAGTGTTTTTCCGGTTTCGATGCGAGTGATATATGCAGCTAAGGGATGGTTGATGGGCTTATTGGTGATGCTGACCATCTCTAGTTCTCCTAATACCTTTTTACTTTCATAGTTGATACAAAGTAGAGGGTAGGCGGGTAGTTGGGTAGTAAAGAACAATAATAATCAAATCTCTCCCACACTCCTACTCTCCCACACTCCCACTAGTCACTAGCCACTCTTGATTGCTTACTAACTGTGTTCGCTGGGCAATGACTGGAATTGCACTCATAGCTGTCGTTGCGGGTTCACTCCAACGGATTAACCAAGTTGGCTGCAATCCGAAAACGACAATTAAAACTGCTAAGACAACAGCAGGGGCGCGATCGCGAAAATATACGCGGGGTAAATCGATAACTTGTGGTGAAAGGCGACCAAAAAACACGCGGTTAATGAGTAGTAAAAAGTAAACCGCAGTTAAGCCAGTTCCAACCATTGATAACAAAGTTTCTGTAGGAAATACGGAAAAACTACCCCGAAATACGAGAAATTCAGATATGAATCCTACCATGCCAGGAATACCTGCGCTCGCCATCACACCTAACACCATTAAACTTCCAATCAGAGGTAAACCGCGTTCAGGGTTGAGTAAACCACACAAAGTTTCAATATCGCGACTGCCAGTTTTTTTGTAGACAACGCCCACTAAAAGAAACAGTAATGCAGAAATTAAGCCGTGGCTGACCATTTGCAAAACACTTGCCAAGATACTCAGTGGAGTTGCAGCGGCGGCGGCTAAGAGAATGTAGCCCATATGTCCAATTGAACTGTAGGCAACCATTTTCTTCATGTCAGTTTGAGCGATCGCACACGAAGCACCATACAATACACTCACAACTGCCCAAATCGCTAAAGCTGGTGCTAATACTTCCCATGCTTGCGGCAATAAGCCTAAACCAAAGCGCAGTAAGCCATATGTCCCTAACTTTAGAAGCACACCTGCCAGTAAAACAGATATTGGTGTAGAAGCTTCAACGTGAGCATCTGGTAGCCAGGTATGCAAGGGCACTAACGGAATCTTAATTCCGAAAGCGAGTAAAATTCCCCCTAGGAGAATAACCTGCGTTGCTAATGGTAATGCATTAGTGTCTAAAGTAGCTAACGCAAAACTGGAAGCACCACTTAACCAAACCAAGCCCAAGAAACTAGCTAAAAGTAATATTCCAGAAGTTGCGGTATAAATTAAAAACTTCGTTGCAGCATAACCGCGCCGTTGTCCTCCCCAAATGGCAATCAACAAGTACAGCGGAATAAGTTCTATTTCATAAAAGAGGAAAAACAAAAGCAAATCTTGTGCCAAAAATGCTCCGCTAACTGCTGCACTTAAAATTAGGACGAGTGAGTAGTAAAAGCGCGAACGGTGGACATCTTCATCGCTGCTGTAGATTGCAATACAGGTAAGTAGACCATTTAATACCAGTAGTGGTAACGATAAACCATCAACTCCCAAGTGATAGTTTAAGCCAATGACAGTAATCCAAGGTATAAATTCGGAAAATTGTTGGCTGATGTTGGTAGGATTAAACTGAGATGCCAGGACAACTGTCAGTAAGAATGGAATACTAGCGAAGATTAAAGCGATGTTACGAGAACTATTAGGTGCGATCGCTTTAGGGAAAAATCCGACAATTGCTGCACCAATCAGCGGCACTAAAATCAAAGCACTTAGCATTGATAAACGAGATCCTTAAACATAAATGGTTGTTAGTGGCTGGTGTTCATAGTGTCTAACAACTAGTCACTAGTGTTTGTTTAGCCCCTAATTGTCTCCCAAAATAGTTGCCAGTGATCGAGTAGACCAAAAGACCAGCTAATCAAAAAACCCAAAAGACTCACTCCAAAGACAATTGTGAGCAGATTAAGCTGTGATTGCCCAAAACTACTGTATTTCAAACCTTGTCCGCTAATAATTGTCGCGATACCAACCAAATTGACGAAACCATCAACTAAGTAGCGATCAACCCACGAACTCAGTCGCGACATAAAGTCAACAGCACCCACAACAGTTAAGCGATATAAACGATCAACATAAAAGTCGTAGCCTAATAAGTCTTGGATGAATCTCCACGGTAGCTGAATCGATCTCGACCATGCTTTGTGAAGGTAAATTGTTGAGCCAACGATTAATCCTAAGACACTCGATAGAACAAGAACTAACACTGCATACCAATTCACGTTTTCCCAACTAGGCAGTAGTTGCCACTGTTGCAACAAAAGCGGTACTAATAGTGTTGACACCGTTAAACTCACCATTGGTACTGCCATTTGCCACCCAACTTCTGGTGCACGACGCGTTTTTGGTTGTGGTTCGCCCCAAAACACTAATCGGAACACGCGGGTAAGGTTCAAGGTTGTTAACCCATTTGTTAAAAATAGAATTCCGACTACCCAAGGATTGCTGTTCCAAAAACCATCAGCCCACTGCAGTTTTGCCCAAAAACTCCCTAAAGGTAGTAGCGTAACCATTCCTGCGGCTCCTACAATGTAAGCTGTTGTTGTAGCGGGCATCCGCGACCACAAACCGCCCATTTCGGTTAAATCTTGAGTTTGTGTTGTCAAAATGACTGAGCCTGCACTCATAAACAATAATGCTTTAGCGATCGCATGGGTAAATAATAGTACCAGTGCTACTCCGCCTTGCTCCATACCTACTGCGATGAAAACTAACCCCATGTACGCGCTAGTGGAATGCGATAATGCTCTTTTGATATCGATTTGTGCTAGCGAAACTAGCGATGCACCAACCGCAGTAACTGTGCCTAGAATCACTAAAGTATCGAGTGCAACTGGTGACAATACCAAAATGGGTTGTAATTTAAACAATACGTAAGCGCCACCTGCTACAACCATTGAGTTCCGCAATACCGAAGCAGGGTTAGGACCTTCCATTGCTTCGTCCAACCACAGATGCAGTGGAAACTGCGCGCATTTACCTGCAGGTCCTGCAATTAATGCTAAACCTAACAATGTCGCAGTTAATGGAGATAGTTCGGCAGTTTGTGCCCACTGGTTTAATTCAGAAAAGTTCAAGCTACCTGCCATGACGGAGAGCGTCACCACTCCCATCAATAAGAGAATATCTCCAACACGTTTAGTTAAGAACGCATCGCGCGCTGCGGTAACAACAAGAGGCTGTGCATACCAAAATCCTACTAACAAATAAGTTGAAAGTGTGAGCAATTCCAACAATACATAACTGAGAAATAAGGAATCACTCAATGCCAAACCACTCAATGCCGCTTCAAAAAAACCAATCAGCGCGAAAAATCGGGCTAAAGCCCAATCTTTTTCCATGTATCCCAAAGCATACACTTGAGCTAAAAGGCTCAAACCCGCGATTAAAACGGCTGCTCCCATAGTTACGGGAGACAGTTCTACTGCGATCGATAAATCTAAATCTGCAGCTTTAAGCCAGGTAAATAGCAAAATCTGTGGTTCTTGATTCCAGATGTCTTTCCAAACAAATAAACTATGTAGAAAAGCAACCCCTGTCATCAACAAATTTAAGTAAGCCGCAGGTCGAGGACCTGTTCGCCGCACTATTCCAGTTGCCCAAGGTAGTGTCAAAATAGCGCCAATTAATCCATAAAATGGCACCCACCAACTTGTTAAAAATAATGTCTGATTCATTCTGGCTTTCCAAACAAATTTGTAATTTAAATGTTAATTTAAAGTGAATTAACATAATTAAACAACTAAAATAATTGCGGAATATCAATTACAATTAATTTGCTATATCATTGCTTTTAATCTACATAAACCTCTTCGGTAGTTTTTTAGCTAAAGTGAGACTATTCAGTTTTATTAAAACTTTTGTTATCTCGATCAAAGTATACTTTGTTCAAAGAACGATTCAGACGAAGCCTTTTAGACAGCGAATATTTTTCTCCTGTCATACCGCTACAGACTGAAGGTTTGGTTTTATCATTTTGTCTGATCCCAAAGTAATAAAGAAATTATAAAACAGAAGTTACACCTCTAGAAACAGAGAAACTTCAATGAAGTAAAAGCAACTAATCATGAGGTGTTAAGTTTTTTTAAAGTATCCTATTTTAAATTATAATAGAAATTAATATTGTCAAGAGAGCCAAGCTTTCCTATGCTTAATTTGGAGATGCTTTTGTAGGTTACAAATGGCATCCCCGTCAAATTTTCTGTAACAGCCTGATTGGTACTAGTTATTGCTTTAATTACATAGGAGGTCTGCGATGCCAATTGCAGTGGGAATGATTGAGACGAAGGGCTTTCCAGCAGTGGTGGAAGCAGCCGACGCAATGGTGAAAGCTGCTCGTGTTACACTTGTCGGTTACGAAAAGATTGGTAGTGCTCGTGTCACAGTGATTGTGCGAGGAGATGTTTCTGAAGTACAAGCCTCTGTTGCGGCTGGAGTTGATGCTGCAAGACGAGTAAATGGAGGTGAAGTTCTCTCAACTCACATTATTGCGCGTCCTCACGAAAACTTGGAGTACGTACTGCCGATTCGTTATACCGAAGCGGTAGAACAGTTCCGAATGTAACTTACGGAATTGTGTTTGAGGTGTGTCAGTTTTTTTTGCTAAATACATTTAAGGAGTAAAACCGATGTCAATCGCCGTCGGAATGATAGAAACATTAGGTTTCCCAGCAGTAGTAGAAGCAGCCGATAGCATGGTGAAAGCTGCTCGTGTTACACTTGTGGGCTACGAAAAAATCGGTAGTGGGCGCGTCACAGTGATTGTGCGGGGAGATGTTTCTGAAGTACAAGCTTCAGTTGCTGCTGGGGTTGACAATGTCAAGCGCGTTAATGGCGGTCAGGTGCTATCAACCCATATTATTGCCCGCCCTCACGAAAACTTAGAGTATGTTCTACCAATCCGTTACACCGAAGCAGTAGAACAATTCCGCGAAAGTACAAATGCGATTCGCCCTTACGGAAATAGAATGTGATGTAAGGCGTAATGCAAATTGCAAAAGTTCGTGGTAACGTAGTCAGCACTCAAAAAGAACCCAGTCTTCGAGGGGCAAAACTGCTTTTGTTACAACTTGTAGACGAAGAAGGAAATCCTTTACCGAAATACGAAGTTGCAGCGGACAACGTAGGTGCAGGAGTAGACGAATGGGTATTGGTGAGTTGCGGTAGTGCTGCTCGCATTGTTCAGGGAAACGAGCAACGACCGCTTGATGCTGTGGTAGTAGCGATTATTGATAGTGTCCGCGTTGAAGATCGTTTAATTTACAGCAAAAAGGATCAATACCGTTAAGTAAAGCGCTTTGGATGAACGACGAATACAGAATGACAGATACTTCGCTTGTAGGTTCTGCATTCTGAATTCTAAGTTCTGCAGTAATTAGGAGGAAATTACCGATGGTAGTCCGCAGCCCGGCTGCCCCCCCGAAACCTTGGTCAAATTCAGTGGAGCCGAAGATTGAACCAAGTGCATACGTGCATTCACTGTCTAACTTGAGTGGAGATGTAACTATTGGAGCAAATGTAGTCATTGCTCCTGGAACTTCTATCATTGCTGATGAAGGCGCTCCTTTCCATATCGGTGAAGGAACTAATATACAAGATGGTGTTGTCGTTCATGGTCTAGAACAAGGTCGCGTTATCGGGGACGACGAAAAACAGTACTCTGTGTGGATTGGGAAAAATACCTCGATTACTCACATGTCACTGATTCATGGTCCTGCTTATATCGGAGATAACTGTTTTATTGGCTTTCGTTCGACAGTGTTTAACGCCCGAGTCGGTCATGGCTGCATTATTATGATGCACGCCTTGATTCAAGATGTAGAAATTCCTGCAGGTAAGTACGTCCCTTCAGGCGCAGTTATCACGAACCAACAGCAAGCCGATTACCTGCCCGATGTTGAATCAGAAGATATGGAGTTCACCAGTCTTGTGGTGGGTATGAATGATGCCTTAAAAGCAGGATATGAACGTGCTAGCGAAAGCACTACACCAATTCGTAACGAGCTTGTCAGCACCTCAAGCTCAACTAATTCAAATGGTTCCAGCCGCAGTTTTTCTACTTCTTCTATGATGACAAGTCCTTACCTTAGCCAAGACACAGTAGCACAAGTCCGACAATTATTACAGCAAGGCTATAAAATCGGTACCGAACACGTTAATGAACGAAAATTCCGCACAGGTTCTTGGCAAAGCTGTAGTCCAATTAATACCAATCGCGAAGCTGAAGTGATCGCCGAACTCGAAGCTTGCATGGAAAATCATGCCGGCGAGTACGTGCGGATGTTTGGCATTGATCCAAAAGGCAAGCGCCGTGTAATGGAAAGCATTATCCAGCGCCCCGATGGTTCGCAAGTCGCAAAACCAGCGGCAATGGCAAAAGGAAGCAGTTACCAATCATCAGTTGGCTCGATAGCATCGAGTAGACATATAAATCAATATACAGCTTCACAAGTCCGACATTTAATTCAGCAAGGCTATAAAATCGGTACCGAACACGTTGATGAACGGAGATTCCGCACAGGTTCTTGGCAAAGCTGTACTCCAATTACTGCCAGCAGTGAATCACAAGCGATCGCCGAACTCGAAACATGTATGGCAAATCATACAGGCGAGTATGTGCGGATGTTTGGTATTGATCCAAAAGGCAAGCGCCGCGTGATGGAAAGCATTATTCAACGCCCCAACAGTAAAGAAGTACAGCCAGCTAGCTCAAGTCATAGCAGCGATCGCCAGCGGCAACCAGCACCAGCTTATAACAAACAATCATCAGCCAGTACGCGTTTACAGCCAGAAGTTGTTGAACAAATTCGTCAACTGATTGCTCAAGGCAATCGAGTCAGTGCTGAACACGTTGATCAACGGCGCTTCCGTACAGGTTCCTGGGCAAGTTGTGGACAGGTTGACAGCACCAATGCATCTGCAGCGATCGCGGCAATTGAATCATTTTTATCTGAGTATGAAGGAGAATACGTCCGCTTAATTGGTATTGATGCAAATAAGCGACGGATCTTAGAAACGATTATTCAGCGTCCTTAAACTAAGTGTCGGCTACAACAAGTGACAATTCCGTTAGACTTGTGGGTAGCTTGAACCAGCTTAGTGACATTTTATCCGGCGATCGAGGTTCCAATTCCAATGTATGTGCCGCCACTGCGTCCGCCTAATTATGATGATACCTACATCAGTGGCGAAGTAACCATTGATCCGAGTGCGGCGATCGCACCAGGAGTGCTCTTGCAAGCAAGTCCCAATTGCCAGATTATTATTGGTGCTGGGGTTTGTATTGGTATGGGTTCAATTCTTCACGCTTATGAAGGCATATTAGAAATAGAGACAGGAGCAAATTTAGGCTCTGGTGTTTTAATACTAGGCAAAGGAAAAATTGGGGCAAATGCATGTATTGGTTCCACAGCTACTATCCTTAATTCTTCTATCGAACCACAACAAGTCGTCTTACCAGGTTCGCTGATTGGAGACAAAAGTCGTGTAGTTGTGGCACACACATCTGTGGCGGGCATTGATACAATCAATGAAACCGCCTCCCTTTCTCTTGAAGAAACAAATGGTGATAATTCTCCTGCGATGAATAACTCACCGTCGTCAACGCCAGAACCTCCTGAATCTGAACCTAGTGAGACAACACCTTTGCAGCAACCTACAAGTCAAAAAGTCTATGGACAAGCACAATTAAATCGTATGCTGTCAACAATGTTTCCTTACCGCCAAGCCTTGAACCGCCCTATACAAGATGGTCAGTCTCCTTCTGATCAGCCTTAATTCTATATTCTGGTCTGTTCACATGGAGGTCTAAGATGGAGACACCAAACCAAGGATACGCTCCCAGGGAGCAGTTCAGTAAAAAAGATGATCTCCGAGAAAGTGCCTTGGGTTTAGTTTCAACTTTAAGCTTTCCGGCAATTATCCAAACTGCTGATGCCATGCTGAAGTCCTCTGAAGTGACTTTAGTAGGATTTGAGAAAATTGGCAGTGGTCACTGTACTGCGATCGTACGTGGTAAAGTTGCTAGCATTCGCTTGGCAGTGGAAGCAGGAGCACAAACAGCTGCAGAATTTGGTCAGCTTGTTTCAACGTTGGTCATACCACGACCTCTACCCAATTTGGACGTTGTTTTTCCGATTGGTAATCGCTTGTCTGATCTAGCTCAGTTTGAGCGCGACATTCGCGTTAGTAGTCAAGCAATCGGTTTATTGGAAACACGCGGTTTTCCAGTTATGGTTGGGGCAGCTGATGCCATGCTCAAAGCTGCTGACGTGAAACTCATGTCTTACGAAAAGATTGGCGCGGGACTATGTACCGCAATCATTCGCGGAGCAGTTGCCGATGTTGTGGTAGCAGTAGAAGCAGGAATGCAGGAAGCATTACGCATTGACGCAAATTCGTTAAATGCAGTGACAGTCATCCCCAGACCTTTAGATGATTTAGAGCAAAGCCTACCTCTAGCAAGCTGCTTGCTTGAAGATCAGCCTAAGCCCTTGAAACTACCAGTAGCAATTAAAGATAAAACACCCGAAGCAGAGTTGATTAAGCTACCAGATTTGGCAACTATTCCGGTAGAAATTAATCAAGCAGAAATTAATCAAGAGGAGTAAATTTTATAACGTCTATAGTACAATCTCCTTTTCTATAATGTTTGCTTGTTGGTGGAGTCAAACCGAAGTAACAGCCTTGTATCGGATTTGATTGGTACCCTGGATGCCAAAACAAGAAAAGCGCTGCACACTGATAGTATGATGAGAGTAGCATCTCTGAGTGTGGTCAAAAACCACAAACGCAGATGGGAAAGTAGTTATGGCTCGCATAGCAAACTATTTAAATGTACAACGCTGTGACAGAAGGGATCTTACGCTCTTGTTGTTGTTTTGATAATAACCGCAAATTCTTATAAAGAAAAGCCATTATTTCTAATAGTAAGAATAGAATGTGCTCTATAGATCCTCCTTGAACTTTGAAGGAGAGGGAACCTTGAAGCAAGCAACGCTTCATCAGTTAAAGGTATTTGAAGCCGCTGCACGACATGGTAGCTTTACACGGGCAGCAGAAGAATTATTTCTGACTCAACCTACTGTCTCGATGCAGGTTAAACAACTGACAAAAGCAATAGGTTTACCACTGTTTGAGCAAGTCGGTAAACGTCTTTACTTGACAGAAGCCGGCAAAGAATTATTTACGACTTGTCGAGCCATATTTGAGGAATTAGCTCAGTTGGAAATGACTGTGGCTGATCTCAAGGGCTTAAAGCAAGGACAATTACGCCTAGCCGTTATTACAACTGCTAAGTACTTTGTACCTCGTCTATTAGGACCATTTTGCCAGCGCTATCCTGGCATTGATATTGCGTTACAAGTCACTAATCACTCCGGCATTCTCGAACGATTAACGGATAATTTGGATGATTTGTATGTCATGAGCCAGGTTCCAGAACATTTAGATGTCGTGTTTCAACCGTTTTTGGATAATCCTCTTGTCGTGTTGGCACCGGTAAATCATCCTTTAGCTCATGAAAAAAATATTTCGCTCTCACGGCTTGCTGAAGAACCTTTTATTATGCGCGAACCAGGTTCAGGAACGCGTAAAGCAGTTCAACAACTCTTTGCTACACATGAAACTACAGTGAAAGTCAAGTTGGAACTAGGCAGTAACGAAGCAATTAAACAAGCGATCGCCGGTGGTTTGGGACTTTCTGTCTTATCTCGTCATACCTTGACCCCAGACGGAGCAAACAGTGAATTGAAGGTATTGGATGTAGAACATTTTCCCATTCATCGTAACTGGTACGTTGTCTATCCCAACGGTAAGCAACTCTCGGTTGTAGCGCGTACTTACTTAGAATATTTGCTCGATGCTGCTAAACAATTTTCTACTTCAGCATCGAGTTCATCAGATTAGTCTTAGAAATCTCA
The nucleotide sequence above comes from Gloeocapsopsis sp. IPPAS B-1203. Encoded proteins:
- the guaD gene encoding guanine deaminase, whose translation is MLAQKQLSTSLKVFRCAFLDFIDDPFYVAEAESIRYIADGLLVVENGKIKELGQYQNLQDKYAEVPIIAYPGMLIMPGFIDTHIHFPQTEMIAAYGEQLLEWLNQYVFPTEAKFNDKAYAQKIAAFFLDELLKNGTTTALVFATVHPQSVDAFFEEASRRNLRMIAGKVMMDRNAPNNLSDTAETSYQESKRLIQKWHKKERLLYAVTPRFAITSTPEQLNLAGKLLAEFPDVYLHTHLSENVNEVAWVKQLFPESQGYLDVYDRAGLVGDRSVFAHGVQLTDAEFQRLSQANSAIAFCPTSNLFLGSGLFKLQKAKCVEHPVKLGLGTDVGAGTSFSLLDTTSEAYKVAQLQHQKLSPFQALFLATLGGAKALSLEDKIGNFDVGKEADFVVLDLQATPLMALRNSATTPTSLKELAEQVFALIVLGGDRAIHATYIMGEACE
- a CDS encoding CO2 hydration protein, with amino-acid sequence MVSITNKPINHPLAAYITRIETGKTLLPDSSENVLDVVGILKSYGIVLDAYSKNLIYISENQFLVLFPFFKYFNGDISLQKLLRHWWHDRINFEYAEYCMKAMLWHGGGGLDSYLDSDEFRTRAAAAIQAKFKNNPLMLGLNQLFPEFLTEQVRVLSYYSALGQFWRVMSDMFLALSDLYDQGEIKTIPQVVEHIKAGLVAAAAIPITYAVKIRGKVYDIVPKSVGLTFLADTAIPYVEAVFFRGTPFQGTVSYNAQAHQIPPDQARFAYGALYADPLPVGGAGIPPTLLMQDMRHFVPDYLHELYQKRSRRGEDDLRVQICVSFQKSMFCVTNAAIIGLMPHPLDTTVSEEQAANRAFLVSWMDRFMTSRLQDVQVA
- a CDS encoding NADH-quinone oxidoreductase subunit M — translated: MLSALILVPLIGAAIVGFFPKAIAPNSSRNIALIFASIPFLLTVVLASQFNPTNISQQFSEFIPWITVIGLNYHLGVDGLSLPLLVLNGLLTCIAIYSSDEDVHRSRFYYSLVLILSAAVSGAFLAQDLLLFFLFYEIELIPLYLLIAIWGGQRRGYAATKFLIYTATSGILLLASFLGLVWLSGASSFALATLDTNALPLATQVILLGGILLAFGIKIPLVPLHTWLPDAHVEASTPISVLLAGVLLKLGTYGLLRFGLGLLPQAWEVLAPALAIWAVVSVLYGASCAIAQTDMKKMVAYSSIGHMGYILLAAAAATPLSILASVLQMVSHGLISALLFLLVGVVYKKTGSRDIETLCGLLNPERGLPLIGSLMVLGVMASAGIPGMVGFISEFLVFRGSFSVFPTETLLSMVGTGLTAVYFLLLINRVFFGRLSPQVIDLPRVYFRDRAPAVVLAVLIVVFGLQPTWLIRWSEPATTAMSAIPVIAQRTQLVSNQEWLVTSGSVGE
- a CDS encoding NAD(P)H-quinone oxidoreductase subunit F produces the protein MNQTLFLTSWWVPFYGLIGAILTLPWATGIVRRTGPRPAAYLNLLMTGVAFLHSLFVWKDIWNQEPQILLFTWLKAADLDLSIAVELSPVTMGAAVLIAGLSLLAQVYALGYMEKDWALARFFALIGFFEAALSGLALSDSLFLSYVLLELLTLSTYLLVGFWYAQPLVVTAARDAFLTKRVGDILLLMGVVTLSVMAGSLNFSELNQWAQTAELSPLTATLLGLALIAGPAGKCAQFPLHLWLDEAMEGPNPASVLRNSMVVAGGAYVLFKLQPILVLSPVALDTLVILGTVTAVGASLVSLAQIDIKRALSHSTSAYMGLVFIAVGMEQGGVALVLLFTHAIAKALLFMSAGSVILTTQTQDLTEMGGLWSRMPATTTAYIVGAAGMVTLLPLGSFWAKLQWADGFWNSNPWVVGILFLTNGLTTLNLTRVFRLVFWGEPQPKTRRAPEVGWQMAVPMVSLTVSTLLVPLLLQQWQLLPSWENVNWYAVLVLVLSSVLGLIVGSTIYLHKAWSRSIQLPWRFIQDLLGYDFYVDRLYRLTVVGAVDFMSRLSSWVDRYLVDGFVNLVGIATIISGQGLKYSSFGQSQLNLLTIVFGVSLLGFLISWSFGLLDHWQLFWETIRG
- a CDS encoding carbon dioxide-concentrating mechanism protein CcmK; protein product: MPIAVGMIETKGFPAVVEAADAMVKAARVTLVGYEKIGSARVTVIVRGDVSEVQASVAAGVDAARRVNGGEVLSTHIIARPHENLEYVLPIRYTEAVEQFRM
- a CDS encoding carbon dioxide-concentrating mechanism protein CcmK; the protein is MSIAVGMIETLGFPAVVEAADSMVKAARVTLVGYEKIGSGRVTVIVRGDVSEVQASVAAGVDNVKRVNGGQVLSTHIIARPHENLEYVLPIRYTEAVEQFRESTNAIRPYGNRM
- a CDS encoding EutN/CcmL family microcompartment protein, translating into MQIAKVRGNVVSTQKEPSLRGAKLLLLQLVDEEGNPLPKYEVAADNVGAGVDEWVLVSCGSAARIVQGNEQRPLDAVVVAIIDSVRVEDRLIYSKKDQYR
- a CDS encoding ribulose bisphosphate carboxylase small subunit; this translates as MVVRSPAAPPKPWSNSVEPKIEPSAYVHSLSNLSGDVTIGANVVIAPGTSIIADEGAPFHIGEGTNIQDGVVVHGLEQGRVIGDDEKQYSVWIGKNTSITHMSLIHGPAYIGDNCFIGFRSTVFNARVGHGCIIMMHALIQDVEIPAGKYVPSGAVITNQQQADYLPDVESEDMEFTSLVVGMNDALKAGYERASESTTPIRNELVSTSSSTNSNGSSRSFSTSSMMTSPYLSQDTVAQVRQLLQQGYKIGTEHVNERKFRTGSWQSCSPINTNREAEVIAELEACMENHAGEYVRMFGIDPKGKRRVMESIIQRPDGSQVAKPAAMAKGSSYQSSVGSIASSRHINQYTASQVRHLIQQGYKIGTEHVDERRFRTGSWQSCTPITASSESQAIAELETCMANHTGEYVRMFGIDPKGKRRVMESIIQRPNSKEVQPASSSHSSDRQRQPAPAYNKQSSASTRLQPEVVEQIRQLIAQGNRVSAEHVDQRRFRTGSWASCGQVDSTNASAAIAAIESFLSEYEGEYVRLIGIDANKRRILETIIQRP
- a CDS encoding carbon dioxide concentrating mechanism protein, with the translated sequence MTFYPAIEVPIPMYVPPLRPPNYDDTYISGEVTIDPSAAIAPGVLLQASPNCQIIIGAGVCIGMGSILHAYEGILEIETGANLGSGVLILGKGKIGANACIGSTATILNSSIEPQQVVLPGSLIGDKSRVVVAHTSVAGIDTINETASLSLEETNGDNSPAMNNSPSSTPEPPESEPSETTPLQQPTSQKVYGQAQLNRMLSTMFPYRQALNRPIQDGQSPSDQP
- a CDS encoding BMC domain-containing protein, coding for METPNQGYAPREQFSKKDDLRESALGLVSTLSFPAIIQTADAMLKSSEVTLVGFEKIGSGHCTAIVRGKVASIRLAVEAGAQTAAEFGQLVSTLVIPRPLPNLDVVFPIGNRLSDLAQFERDIRVSSQAIGLLETRGFPVMVGAADAMLKAADVKLMSYEKIGAGLCTAIIRGAVADVVVAVEAGMQEALRIDANSLNAVTVIPRPLDDLEQSLPLASCLLEDQPKPLKLPVAIKDKTPEAELIKLPDLATIPVEINQAEINQEE